The following are encoded together in the Candidatus Tumulicola sp. genome:
- a CDS encoding DEAD/DEAH box helicase: MDVFDLRDTIVDEYRQFATSFTFVHAPDIRSRIQAIYDSGRFWPEPLIQINPNYRRGNTVADLVRFGAVHPKCEVIFRTPPSEDHPEGESLPLFLHQEQAIAVKDDSFVVTTGTGSGKSLCFFIPIIDAVLREKERDATPRTRAIVVYPMNALANSQKEELDKYLGNAGNPGPITYARYTGQESAEERQQIALNPPDILLTNFMMLELLMTRQEDVDRRVIGNCAGLRFLVLDELHTYRGRQGADVALLVRRVRDRLKPTALQCIGTSATMASEGSLEDKNRLVASVASKLFATHISEAHVIAETLERVTDPAQTAENVRAALGVAIDSGIESSITNAALRVHPLVIWVETTLGVKWSETDQRWLRAEPLTVSDAVKSLSVDADRAEDACRFALRNLLLLSSIPEAVRCDDIHASSRGFFAFKLHQFISGAGSCFATLEPAGQRTITVDGQQFLPGAEDKRLYTVHFCRECGQEYHPVRLLADIQGQSILARDIDDGAIPDDDAPDDSDPSTEDDHERFGFLMLNPDDSDFTFNDRIDGEDYPELWIDTNSAGKPRLKPSYRNARPVSLHVEPTGKVGIGHKAWFLPGKFRLCLRCKTTYQGSSRDRTRLASLTAEGRSSATTVLVGSTLRWMNGPHSDLELSKRKLLGFTDNRQDAALQAGHFNDFLFVSLVRAGFLAALQDAGGAGVGSEQLGAAQQHALGFDQVDANMRAEWLLEPDLRGFNLQEAERTLRDVLAYRSWFDQRRGWRYTNPNLEQLNLVRVEYLGIDDLASDDELFREAPALLRDAPVGVRRDVYRTLLDFMRRGMAIRSSVLESTATEQLLSRSHSRLRSPWGFSLDEKPRPSRWLFIKAPTRRENNLRDEDMIVRGGARSSLGRELKRPSLWGNSNATRSIDTKQYDEILEALLRAAVRHGLITEEPTPFERDGWKLNDGCVRFYASALSDTTSTRENVFFRNFYIAVAHMLRRPDHALFSFEAREHTAQVDQDKREVREKRFKFGDKERQELNHDDQALRALGEAKRFLPVLFCSPTMELGVDISALNAVYLRNVPPTPANYAQRSGRAGRSGQPALVITYSSAQSPHDQYFFRNPRAMVHGEVRPPLLDLANRELVDSHLHAIWLASTEIPLDPSISELLDLSESSRPVRTDLLRSMASANVAAEALQRIANVLEMLSDDLNQETSDWYSGRDAYASETVEKALDRFKAAFDRWRDLFAAAEEQRDAARRTMDDYATPPREKRAAKSRHDQALDQLDLLQKGSSSFSSDFYTYRYLATEGFLPGYNFPRLPLMAYIPAATEGHGRYLQRPRFLALSEFGPRSLVYHEGRAYRVTRAMLSLGIRDGATAEYRLPTRSIRICCVCGAGHFDENASTCRGCGRSLDDAEIIRDAYRIENVATQPAERITANDEERQRQGFDLQTTFQWAERDRRLDVRRAESLDDKGVIMRLSYGPGATITRLNKGLRRRANRTQLGFKIDPVSGYWARNKDDNADPDDPSTTPRQWIVPSVQDQKNALLILPAEEDASQTTLATVQHALLRGIESLFQLEEGELLAEPIPDREARTGFLLYEASEGGAGVLTRLVMDGAAFRQIARAALRIMHYLLPEDGEILPSSNELKTAQATQCVAGCYRCLLSYYNQPDHEVIDRRDDGAKEILLRLAASTTSPLLARTGAALPQNAKSPSDAEMNTRSQRWFELVTPRSLPSPDSEPLEIGGEGVELVWRSHYVVALLSQVSTTLAVALQDQGFLIVAFGEDEAEWPIAFSRLESALEL, from the coding sequence ATGGACGTTTTTGACCTACGCGATACAATCGTAGACGAATACCGCCAGTTCGCGACATCATTTACATTTGTCCATGCTCCTGACATTCGATCGCGAATTCAGGCTATCTACGATAGCGGTCGGTTTTGGCCCGAACCGCTGATTCAGATCAATCCGAATTACCGACGGGGAAATACAGTCGCAGACCTTGTGCGTTTCGGCGCAGTACATCCAAAGTGCGAGGTAATCTTCCGCACGCCGCCCTCCGAAGACCACCCGGAAGGGGAGTCACTGCCGTTGTTCCTTCATCAGGAACAAGCGATCGCGGTGAAAGACGACAGTTTCGTCGTGACGACAGGAACGGGTTCTGGAAAGTCGCTCTGCTTCTTTATTCCCATTATCGACGCGGTACTACGAGAGAAAGAACGCGACGCGACTCCTAGGACTCGCGCCATCGTGGTCTATCCGATGAACGCGCTGGCAAATAGTCAAAAGGAAGAGCTCGACAAATATCTTGGCAACGCAGGCAACCCAGGACCGATCACATATGCCCGGTATACGGGTCAGGAATCGGCCGAAGAGCGCCAGCAGATTGCGCTCAATCCTCCAGACATCCTACTAACCAATTTCATGATGCTCGAGCTCCTCATGACACGTCAGGAGGATGTCGATCGACGAGTCATTGGAAACTGCGCGGGACTTCGCTTCCTGGTACTAGACGAGTTGCATACATATCGGGGGCGGCAAGGTGCAGATGTCGCGCTTTTGGTTCGTCGCGTTCGGGATCGATTAAAGCCGACTGCCCTTCAATGCATCGGTACCTCGGCAACCATGGCCAGTGAGGGATCGCTAGAGGATAAAAACAGGTTAGTCGCGTCCGTTGCCTCCAAGCTTTTTGCCACGCACATAAGCGAAGCTCACGTCATTGCAGAGACTCTCGAGCGCGTCACGGATCCAGCGCAGACTGCTGAGAATGTGCGAGCGGCACTTGGCGTCGCGATTGATAGCGGGATCGAGTCTTCGATTACCAATGCTGCCCTGCGGGTGCACCCGCTAGTGATATGGGTAGAGACGACACTTGGCGTCAAGTGGTCCGAAACGGATCAGCGCTGGCTACGCGCGGAACCTTTGACCGTTAGCGATGCGGTTAAGAGTTTGAGCGTCGACGCAGATCGCGCCGAGGACGCTTGTCGCTTCGCGCTGCGCAATCTATTGCTACTCTCAAGCATCCCGGAAGCGGTGCGCTGCGATGACATTCACGCAAGCAGCCGTGGATTCTTTGCTTTCAAACTGCATCAGTTTATCTCGGGCGCAGGGAGCTGCTTCGCTACTCTTGAGCCTGCTGGGCAGCGAACCATTACCGTTGACGGCCAACAATTTCTTCCAGGCGCCGAGGACAAGAGACTTTACACCGTGCACTTTTGCCGAGAGTGTGGCCAGGAATATCATCCAGTTCGGCTCTTAGCCGATATCCAAGGGCAGTCTATTTTAGCTCGCGATATCGACGACGGCGCCATACCTGACGATGACGCCCCGGACGACAGCGATCCATCTACAGAGGATGACCACGAGCGCTTCGGCTTTCTGATGTTGAATCCAGATGATTCGGACTTCACGTTCAACGATCGTATCGATGGGGAAGATTACCCCGAATTGTGGATTGATACCAATAGCGCGGGCAAACCGCGTTTAAAGCCGAGCTATCGGAACGCGCGTCCGGTTTCGTTGCACGTAGAACCAACCGGGAAAGTTGGGATTGGTCATAAGGCGTGGTTTCTTCCCGGAAAGTTTCGCCTTTGCTTGCGCTGCAAGACAACGTATCAAGGTTCATCGCGGGACCGCACTCGCCTCGCGTCTCTAACGGCAGAGGGTAGAAGCTCAGCAACAACTGTACTCGTTGGATCGACTCTCCGATGGATGAACGGTCCGCATTCCGATCTAGAGCTGTCGAAACGAAAGCTGCTCGGCTTCACCGATAACCGTCAGGATGCCGCCCTACAGGCGGGGCACTTTAATGACTTCCTCTTTGTAAGTCTAGTGCGTGCGGGATTTCTAGCTGCCCTTCAGGACGCGGGTGGCGCGGGTGTCGGAAGCGAGCAGCTTGGAGCAGCTCAACAGCACGCTCTCGGTTTTGATCAAGTCGATGCAAACATGCGTGCCGAGTGGTTACTCGAGCCAGATCTGCGGGGCTTTAACTTACAGGAAGCTGAAAGAACGCTTCGCGATGTTCTCGCATACAGAAGCTGGTTCGATCAGCGTCGCGGATGGCGATACACAAACCCAAATCTAGAACAACTTAATCTTGTACGCGTGGAGTATCTAGGCATCGATGACTTAGCGTCTGACGACGAGCTGTTTCGTGAGGCGCCAGCCCTTCTGCGTGACGCGCCGGTGGGAGTGCGTCGCGACGTCTATAGAACGCTGCTGGACTTTATGCGAAGAGGGATGGCAATTCGGAGCTCGGTTCTCGAATCGACCGCTACCGAGCAACTGCTTTCGCGATCGCATAGCCGTCTTCGTTCGCCGTGGGGTTTCAGCCTCGACGAAAAGCCCAGACCGTCACGGTGGCTCTTCATAAAAGCACCAACTCGCCGTGAAAACAATCTTCGCGATGAGGATATGATTGTGCGCGGTGGAGCACGCAGCTCGCTGGGCCGTGAGCTGAAGCGGCCTAGCCTTTGGGGAAACTCGAACGCTACCCGAAGCATTGACACTAAACAGTACGACGAGATATTGGAGGCTTTGCTGCGCGCCGCAGTAAGGCACGGCTTAATCACAGAGGAGCCAACCCCGTTTGAGAGAGACGGCTGGAAATTAAATGATGGTTGCGTTCGATTCTACGCGTCGGCGCTTTCCGATACTACATCCACACGGGAAAACGTGTTTTTCAGGAATTTTTATATTGCCGTGGCGCATATGTTACGGCGACCAGACCATGCTCTGTTCAGCTTCGAGGCCCGCGAGCATACCGCTCAGGTGGATCAAGACAAGCGAGAGGTTCGCGAGAAGCGTTTTAAGTTTGGCGATAAGGAGCGTCAGGAACTAAATCACGACGACCAGGCACTTCGCGCTTTGGGAGAGGCCAAACGTTTTCTTCCGGTCCTCTTCTGTTCGCCGACGATGGAGCTTGGCGTCGATATATCGGCACTAAATGCAGTCTATCTAAGAAACGTACCCCCCACGCCGGCGAACTATGCTCAGCGTAGCGGTCGCGCAGGCCGGAGTGGCCAGCCTGCACTTGTCATAACGTACAGCTCGGCGCAGAGCCCGCATGATCAGTACTTCTTCCGAAACCCACGTGCTATGGTGCATGGCGAAGTGCGCCCGCCACTCTTAGACCTTGCAAATCGTGAGCTAGTGGACAGCCACCTGCACGCTATCTGGCTTGCGAGCACCGAGATACCACTCGACCCGTCAATCTCTGAACTGCTCGACCTCAGCGAATCCAGCAGACCGGTTCGCACGGATCTTCTGCGCTCCATGGCCTCAGCGAACGTCGCAGCCGAAGCTTTGCAACGGATTGCAAATGTGCTCGAAATGCTCTCCGATGATCTGAACCAGGAAACCTCGGACTGGTACTCTGGGCGCGACGCGTATGCGAGCGAGACTGTAGAGAAGGCGCTTGACCGATTCAAGGCCGCGTTCGACCGCTGGCGCGACCTCTTCGCTGCGGCAGAAGAACAACGCGATGCGGCACGACGAACGATGGATGACTACGCGACCCCTCCCCGAGAAAAACGCGCAGCAAAAAGCCGTCACGACCAGGCGCTCGACCAACTCGATTTGTTGCAAAAGGGTAGCAGCAGCTTTTCGAGCGATTTTTACACATACCGCTATCTTGCGACAGAAGGCTTCCTTCCGGGCTATAACTTCCCAAGGTTGCCGCTGATGGCGTACATCCCCGCCGCGACCGAAGGGCATGGACGCTATCTTCAACGCCCACGATTCCTCGCGCTATCAGAGTTTGGTCCTCGTAGTCTCGTGTACCATGAGGGCAGAGCGTACCGCGTCACTCGCGCTATGCTGTCATTGGGCATCCGGGACGGAGCAACGGCGGAGTACCGACTGCCAACGAGGTCGATTCGCATCTGTTGCGTTTGCGGAGCTGGCCACTTCGATGAGAATGCTTCAACGTGCCGTGGCTGCGGAAGATCACTCGATGACGCCGAGATTATTCGTGACGCTTATAGAATCGAAAATGTCGCGACGCAGCCCGCCGAGCGAATTACTGCAAATGATGAGGAGCGACAACGCCAGGGTTTTGATTTGCAGACGACGTTTCAATGGGCTGAACGCGACCGCCGTCTGGACGTTCGGCGCGCGGAATCGCTAGACGATAAAGGCGTGATCATGCGCCTGTCTTATGGACCAGGAGCGACAATCACCAGGCTTAACAAGGGCCTGCGGCGACGCGCCAATCGCACGCAACTCGGGTTCAAGATCGATCCCGTGTCCGGATATTGGGCTCGTAACAAAGATGACAATGCGGATCCAGACGACCCTAGCACTACGCCGCGGCAATGGATAGTGCCGAGCGTCCAGGATCAGAAGAACGCGCTTTTGATCTTGCCAGCCGAGGAAGACGCTTCCCAAACCACGCTCGCGACCGTACAGCATGCGTTGCTGCGAGGAATCGAATCACTTTTCCAGTTGGAGGAGGGTGAGCTTCTCGCCGAACCGATTCCTGACCGCGAGGCACGTACTGGGTTCCTTTTGTATGAAGCCAGCGAAGGGGGAGCCGGCGTCCTTACGAGACTCGTAATGGACGGTGCAGCGTTCCGCCAGATCGCACGGGCGGCTCTGCGCATCATGCACTACTTATTGCCAGAAGATGGCGAAATTCTGCCAAGCAGCAACGAACTTAAAACTGCCCAGGCGACCCAATGCGTAGCGGGTTGTTACAGGTGTCTTCTTTCATATTACAATCAACCGGACCACGAGGTTATTGATCGCCGGGACGATGGAGCAAAGGAGATACTTCTTCGATTAGCCGCATCAACAACATCGCCACTTCTTGCTAGAACCGGAGCCGCTTTGCCACAGAACGCGAAATCTCCAAGCGATGCTGAAATGAACACGCGTTCGCAGCGCTGGTTTGAACTAGTTACACCGCGCTCTTTGCCCTCTCCTGACTCGGAACCGTTGGAAATTGGCGGAGAGGGCGTGGAACTAGTGTGGCGCTCGCACTACGTAGTCGCATTATTGAGTCAGGTCTCGACCACGCTCGCAGTCGCCCTTCAAGATCAAGGCTTTCTGATTGTAGCGTTCGGCGAGGACGAGGCTGAGTGGCCAATCGCTTTTAGTCGCTTGGAATCGGCGCTCGAGTTGTAA
- a CDS encoding dsDNA nuclease domain-containing protein yields MTDQLVKAPADPLGVEIAQSGGTIAQSRFTYQHTVGALLAFGLLDDEDMAYVYCETVDDLLLEQVNGDLTCVQVTSREHTQPALKAKDEKVVHTFATFCETEAIRTDVASYRFVASCGFFTGQDNSQNLVHVLAVARTTPFSDYGTHAKIKSFFKKIKAKLGGGPIASLPKVVEKADLQVGPPLPTAYDKLYTVISETLKHRQPSPACVKRIHDRLVKRVEQAASQRFEGTNTTYIAVTSGSAGLDAATLAVKRIGRAEMQAIVDEELALRQIAPVRSSLTNDAFPTLRDKLTLNGASENIIVVLQQSAYHAAARMRARQISEGVPEAERLRPRCAPLRHDFITDYMNGWNDHRRLMRPRYTTR; encoded by the coding sequence ATGACGGACCAGCTAGTTAAAGCGCCCGCTGATCCACTCGGCGTTGAGATTGCTCAAAGCGGTGGCACAATTGCACAGAGCCGCTTCACTTATCAACATACAGTTGGGGCTCTCCTCGCGTTTGGCTTATTAGATGACGAAGACATGGCTTATGTCTATTGCGAGACAGTGGACGACCTACTTCTCGAACAGGTCAACGGTGACTTAACTTGCGTTCAAGTGACTAGTCGGGAACACACCCAACCGGCGTTAAAAGCAAAAGATGAAAAGGTCGTACACACCTTTGCCACTTTTTGTGAGACAGAAGCCATTAGAACCGACGTCGCGAGTTACCGCTTTGTGGCCAGTTGCGGCTTTTTTACTGGCCAAGATAACTCACAGAACCTTGTGCATGTGTTGGCTGTAGCCCGGACAACACCGTTTTCCGATTATGGGACGCATGCGAAAATCAAGTCATTCTTCAAAAAGATAAAAGCCAAATTGGGTGGCGGCCCAATCGCGTCACTGCCGAAAGTTGTGGAAAAGGCCGACTTACAAGTGGGGCCGCCCCTGCCAACAGCCTACGATAAACTATACACCGTGATCAGCGAAACGTTGAAACATCGCCAACCCTCGCCTGCCTGCGTCAAACGAATACACGACCGCCTCGTAAAGCGCGTTGAGCAGGCCGCGTCTCAGCGATTCGAAGGGACGAATACGACATACATTGCTGTGACCTCGGGTTCGGCGGGATTAGACGCTGCAACGCTCGCTGTTAAACGGATTGGGCGAGCGGAGATGCAGGCAATCGTCGACGAGGAGCTAGCCCTGCGGCAGATCGCACCCGTCAGGTCGTCCCTAACAAACGACGCCTTTCCGACCCTTCGCGACAAGCTAACGCTCAACGGCGCCTCCGAAAACATCATCGTCGTCTTACAGCAAAGCGCATACCACGCGGCGGCACGAATGCGCGCGCGGCAGATTAGTGAAGGTGTGCCTGAGGCGGAAAGGTTGAGGCCGCGCTGCGCGCCATTGCGTCACGATTTTATAACCGACTATATGAACGGCTGGAACGATCATCGGAGGTTGATGCGCCCTCGCTATACAACGCGATAG
- a CDS encoding helicase-related protein — protein sequence MKALERFAPGTLVRARGREWITLEHDADVLRVRPLSGSGADETVIYLPLELDPVLPATFPAPVATQKASHDAAMLLRDALLLSLRRGAGPFRSFGHLSIEPRAYQLVPLLMALKLETVRLLIADDVGVGKTIEAGLIARELLDRGEISRIAVLCPPHLVEQWVEELERAFHIRALPVTAASAARLERDLPPTEGIFEAHSFTVVSLDYIKSDKRRGEFLRACPEFVIVDEAHTCAAVGKGRHQRYELLRELSKSIDRHLVMLTATPHSGDEAAFYRLLGLLDPEFEQLPSAREDRRQELREKLSRHFVQRRRPDIDEWKEGRLFPRRETAELTYSLSGPWRTFFDNVLDYCASIVERGAPDEHRRRLNFWGTLALMRCASSSPAAAAETLRNRQSNEVTVDEGALEDEVFDGTPDALPNDDVQSPIIMPDPLLSGLIKQAEQLKGQGGDPKLKLLTAHLESLIAEGFNPVVFCRYIPTAHYLKRQLDGRFTGVAVEVVTGEFTSAERELRVEALGTAERRLLVATDCLSEGVNLQEYFDAVVHYDLSWNPTRHEQREGRVDRFGQESPTVRASLIYGEDNPVDGAVLKVILRKAESIRRELGVSVPLPDDGHRLTQALMRAVLLRGDRRQKQFSFDYDRVEAREIELVWRNVAETAKRNRTVFAQGRLRPDDVMPEWRRTLTAIGGDDDVRRFASRALARLGAGLESMKRGYKVPLLGLPEDIQERLEAEGLTGTLRVDFVYPARGCMSVLRSHPLIAVLADALLERSLASGPDLESSDPAMLGRTGCWIAPVTTRTVIALLRARHQLTTTGLRPSSLLVEEATAVAWQGTDEGLSYSDYALSLLALPVVGDPPIVVQEREITRALLSLTGRAAEINAFAERRAQELLSDHRRVREAAQARGSYSVKSLLPPDIIGVYILLPNIQ from the coding sequence ATGAAGGCTCTCGAACGATTTGCACCCGGCACCCTCGTCCGTGCGCGAGGTCGTGAGTGGATCACGCTCGAGCATGATGCTGACGTGCTTCGCGTGCGCCCGCTGTCGGGCTCCGGAGCAGATGAGACGGTCATCTACCTTCCGCTTGAGCTCGATCCGGTGCTGCCCGCAACGTTTCCGGCGCCGGTTGCAACGCAGAAAGCCAGCCACGACGCGGCGATGTTGTTGCGGGACGCTTTGCTGTTATCGTTGCGTCGCGGCGCTGGGCCGTTTCGCAGCTTTGGGCATCTGTCGATAGAACCGCGCGCATACCAGCTCGTCCCATTGCTAATGGCGTTGAAGCTTGAAACAGTACGGCTACTAATCGCTGATGACGTCGGAGTCGGTAAGACAATCGAAGCTGGACTCATCGCAAGGGAGCTACTTGATCGTGGCGAGATCTCGCGCATAGCAGTGCTGTGTCCACCACATCTCGTTGAGCAGTGGGTAGAAGAACTGGAGCGAGCATTCCATATTCGTGCCCTCCCCGTTACGGCGGCAAGCGCGGCGCGGTTAGAGCGCGATCTTCCGCCGACCGAAGGCATTTTCGAGGCGCACTCGTTTACAGTCGTGAGCCTCGACTACATTAAGAGCGACAAACGGAGAGGCGAATTCCTTCGCGCCTGTCCCGAGTTCGTTATTGTAGATGAAGCCCACACTTGTGCTGCGGTCGGCAAGGGCAGACACCAGCGCTACGAGTTGCTTCGCGAACTCTCGAAGTCTATCGACCGACACCTAGTGATGCTGACGGCGACTCCGCACAGTGGAGACGAAGCCGCATTCTATCGCCTCTTGGGCCTACTAGATCCGGAATTCGAGCAACTCCCGAGCGCAAGGGAAGATAGACGTCAGGAATTACGCGAAAAACTTTCTCGGCACTTTGTGCAACGGCGGCGGCCGGACATTGATGAGTGGAAAGAGGGGAGACTCTTCCCGCGCCGTGAAACCGCCGAACTGACTTACAGTCTTTCCGGACCGTGGCGTACATTCTTCGATAACGTCCTCGACTATTGCGCCTCAATCGTTGAGCGGGGCGCACCAGACGAGCATCGGCGAAGATTGAATTTCTGGGGAACGCTCGCGCTTATGCGATGTGCGTCTTCAAGTCCGGCTGCGGCGGCAGAAACATTGCGAAACCGACAGAGCAATGAGGTCACCGTTGACGAGGGAGCACTTGAAGACGAAGTCTTTGATGGTACACCTGACGCTCTACCAAACGACGACGTACAATCGCCAATAATCATGCCAGATCCGTTGCTTAGTGGGCTCATTAAGCAGGCGGAGCAGCTGAAGGGACAGGGCGGAGACCCGAAGCTCAAGCTATTGACAGCGCACCTAGAATCCCTGATTGCTGAAGGCTTCAACCCGGTCGTGTTTTGTCGCTACATTCCCACGGCGCACTACCTGAAGAGACAGCTCGACGGGCGCTTTACCGGCGTCGCCGTCGAGGTCGTCACCGGTGAATTCACATCAGCCGAACGCGAGTTACGTGTTGAAGCACTCGGGACCGCCGAGCGCCGATTGCTCGTGGCCACTGATTGTCTTTCCGAGGGAGTCAATCTCCAAGAATATTTTGACGCGGTTGTCCACTACGATCTATCTTGGAATCCGACACGTCACGAACAACGCGAAGGCCGAGTCGATCGATTCGGTCAAGAGAGTCCTACCGTCAGGGCGAGCCTGATATACGGCGAGGACAACCCTGTCGACGGAGCCGTCTTGAAAGTGATCCTTCGCAAAGCGGAGAGTATCCGGCGCGAGCTCGGCGTTTCAGTGCCGCTGCCCGACGACGGCCATCGACTTACACAAGCACTAATGCGTGCAGTCCTGTTGCGCGGCGATCGTCGTCAGAAACAATTTAGCTTCGACTATGATCGAGTTGAAGCGCGCGAAATTGAACTGGTCTGGCGGAACGTAGCCGAGACCGCCAAGCGTAATCGTACGGTGTTCGCCCAGGGCCGACTACGGCCTGACGATGTCATGCCAGAGTGGCGTCGCACTCTAACAGCCATTGGCGGAGATGACGACGTCAGACGGTTCGCGAGTCGCGCGCTCGCTCGGCTCGGCGCCGGTTTAGAATCGATGAAGCGAGGCTACAAGGTCCCGCTGCTCGGACTTCCGGAGGATATTCAGGAACGATTGGAGGCGGAAGGGCTCACCGGCACGCTGCGCGTGGACTTCGTGTATCCCGCGCGGGGTTGCATGTCGGTCCTTCGAAGTCATCCGCTCATCGCGGTGCTCGCGGACGCACTGCTCGAGCGGAGCCTAGCATCAGGCCCGGACCTTGAAAGCTCCGATCCGGCGATGTTAGGGCGAACGGGATGCTGGATCGCCCCGGTGACAACGCGCACAGTCATAGCCTTGCTACGTGCACGTCACCAGCTCACGACGACGGGCCTTAGGCCCAGTAGTTTGCTCGTTGAGGAAGCAACGGCAGTTGCTTGGCAGGGGACCGACGAGGGCCTCAGCTACTCCGATTACGCTCTGTCGTTGCTAGCGCTACCCGTGGTCGGCGATCCGCCTATTGTTGTCCAGGAGCGAGAGATCACCCGCGCATTGTTGTCCCTAACTGGTCGTGCTGCGGAAATCAACGCCTTCGCCGAACGACGAGCTCAGGAACTGTTGTCCGACCATAGGCGTGTTCGCGAGGCTGCACAAGCGCGCGGAAGTTATTCTGTCAAGTCGCTTTTGCCGCCCGACATCATCGGTGTCTACATCTTGCTACCGAACATTCAATGA
- a CDS encoding HNH endonuclease yields MIPPLAATRLRKIAVDNGFDLEEVPLDRWLPFASTKTPLRIWLSIGDSARPTAALSLSNVEQELSEYGNTSGLALPAGASGAIRTNDFEQLHHLVRRAFQLSLLLPDGLLHRFEEETSNLLRSTEAERLVVLRIGQGIYRQGLIEYWKGRCAITGLETVEILRASHSKPWSDCTDDAERLDVFNGFLLAPHLDALFDGGFMTIDGAGLVIFSEALSQLARDTLGLKSVMRTSELTDAHRAYLAWHQQRIFRQNE; encoded by the coding sequence ATGATTCCTCCACTCGCGGCAACGCGGTTAAGAAAGATCGCAGTCGACAACGGTTTCGACCTGGAGGAGGTGCCGCTCGACCGTTGGCTGCCATTTGCAAGCACAAAAACCCCCTTGCGAATCTGGTTGTCGATCGGCGATAGCGCTAGGCCGACGGCAGCTTTGTCGCTCTCTAATGTGGAGCAGGAGCTCTCGGAATACGGGAACACGAGCGGCCTAGCGCTTCCAGCGGGAGCGTCCGGTGCTATTCGAACCAATGATTTTGAGCAGCTGCACCATCTAGTGCGGCGTGCATTTCAGCTATCTCTGTTGCTACCGGATGGGCTATTGCACAGGTTTGAGGAAGAGACATCAAACTTGCTTAGAAGCACGGAGGCCGAACGACTTGTGGTGCTGCGTATCGGTCAAGGCATCTACCGCCAGGGCTTAATCGAATATTGGAAAGGGCGATGCGCAATTACAGGACTCGAAACGGTTGAGATCCTTCGCGCAAGCCACAGCAAACCGTGGTCCGACTGTACTGACGATGCCGAGCGATTAGATGTGTTTAACGGCTTCTTGCTCGCCCCGCATCTTGACGCTCTGTTTGACGGCGGTTTCATGACAATAGATGGCGCGGGGCTCGTTATATTTTCTGAGGCGCTTTCTCAGCTTGCTCGAGACACACTTGGGCTCAAAAGTGTAATGCGCACATCTGAGCTCACAGATGCCCATCGCGCGTATTTGGCGTGGCACCAGCAACGCATTTTTAGGCAAAATGAATGA
- a CDS encoding choice-of-anchor tandem repeat GloVer-containing protein yields MNDTLYGTTSTGGGGHCGEKRGCGTVFSYNVGTSIGETILYRFQNGQDGANPYSGVIAEDNILYGTTYQGGGCPESSIGCGTVFAVNLGASGAESVIYRFMGGQDGASPLAGLIAIGGNLYGTTIAGGTDGTVYQVTSQGDESVLYRFSGGRNGREPQAPLIQVNNALFGTTTGGGLYPKSCNPVGCGTIFSLTPGPSYNQESVVHRFQGGKRGADPMGSVTDVNGQLYGTTYAGGGTGCAGGQGCGTLFTINPSSGEMRTLYRFKGVDDGAYPDGNLLFLNGVLYGTTASGGGQGCRNGVGCGTVFAFTPSSSALTIVYAFKGGMNGQSPTGLTAIGGMIYGSTASGGGGCKYNLGCGTLFSVTP; encoded by the coding sequence TTGAACGACACACTCTACGGCACGACGTCGACCGGCGGCGGCGGGCATTGCGGCGAGAAGCGCGGATGCGGTACCGTTTTCAGTTATAACGTCGGCACCTCGATCGGCGAAACGATCCTCTACCGCTTTCAAAACGGCCAAGACGGCGCTAATCCGTACTCAGGCGTTATCGCTGAAGACAATATCCTATACGGAACCACCTATCAGGGCGGAGGGTGCCCTGAAAGTTCCATAGGCTGTGGCACCGTGTTTGCGGTGAATCTAGGCGCTTCTGGCGCAGAGAGCGTGATCTATCGGTTCATGGGTGGTCAGGACGGTGCCTCGCCGCTCGCAGGCCTGATTGCAATTGGCGGCAATTTGTACGGAACAACAATCGCTGGCGGAACTGACGGCACCGTGTATCAGGTCACATCACAGGGCGATGAGAGCGTGCTCTACCGCTTCTCCGGCGGTAGAAACGGCCGAGAGCCGCAAGCGCCCCTAATCCAAGTAAACAACGCGCTTTTCGGCACTACAACGGGCGGCGGATTATACCCTAAGTCGTGTAACCCCGTCGGATGCGGTACCATTTTCTCCCTCACGCCAGGTCCATCGTACAACCAAGAAAGCGTTGTTCATCGCTTTCAGGGTGGTAAACGAGGCGCCGATCCCATGGGTTCGGTCACTGATGTAAATGGTCAGCTATATGGAACAACGTATGCTGGCGGTGGTACCGGGTGCGCGGGCGGACAGGGGTGCGGCACGCTCTTCACCATAAATCCGAGCTCGGGCGAGATGCGCACGCTGTATCGTTTCAAAGGGGTTGACGACGGCGCATATCCTGACGGGAATCTTCTGTTTTTGAACGGCGTCCTTTATGGGACGACAGCCTCGGGAGGGGGCCAGGGCTGTAGAAACGGTGTAGGCTGCGGGACTGTCTTCGCTTTCACACCGTCGTCAAGCGCTCTAACAATCGTCTACGCCTTCAAAGGCGGGATGAACGGACAAAGCCCGACAGGTTTAACGGCTATCGGCGGAATGATTTACGGCAGCACCGCATCGGGCGGAGGCGGCTGTAAGTATAACTTGGGCTGCGGAACACTTTTTTCGGTCACGCCATAG